The Rhodobium gokarnense genome includes a region encoding these proteins:
- a CDS encoding CaiB/BaiF CoA transferase family protein: MNENRALANVRVLDLTRVLAGPLCGALLADLGAEVIKVEQPGSGDDARQFNPFVNGESSYFMNLNRSKKGVTLNLKTGKDIFLKMVETSDVVIENFKPGTMKKLGLDYEVLKEINPKIIYVAISGFGQHGPYSQLPGYDLIGQAMSGLMSVTGEADGEPLRAGGPVCDVMGGMTGAMGVLAALNHRHSSGRGQMIDISLQDTLVTSMMTLNQHYLVDNRVPQRRGNSYESAAPADSFRAADGWFVITVGNDKLWRVLVDLMEMPELLDMPEFETNFKRVQNGKELKKHIEKWSATRKVADLVEALLAAKVPAAPILDVKQVCTDPHIADARGMFVETDHPKAGRVRITNSALRLSETDAVVRSPAPTLGQHNDDVYQSTFGFAPDDVRAWKAAKII, translated from the coding sequence ATCAAGGTCGAGCAGCCGGGCTCCGGCGACGACGCGCGCCAGTTCAACCCCTTCGTCAACGGCGAGAGTTCCTACTTCATGAACCTCAACCGGTCGAAGAAGGGGGTCACGCTCAACCTCAAGACCGGCAAGGACATCTTCCTCAAGATGGTCGAGACGTCCGACGTCGTGATCGAGAACTTCAAGCCCGGCACGATGAAGAAGCTCGGCCTCGACTACGAGGTTCTGAAAGAGATCAATCCGAAGATCATCTATGTGGCCATCTCCGGTTTCGGACAGCACGGCCCCTACAGCCAGCTTCCCGGCTACGACCTCATCGGCCAGGCGATGAGCGGCCTGATGAGCGTGACGGGCGAGGCGGACGGCGAGCCGCTGCGTGCCGGCGGACCGGTCTGCGACGTCATGGGCGGCATGACCGGCGCGATGGGCGTCCTCGCCGCCCTCAACCATCGCCATTCCAGCGGCCGCGGCCAGATGATCGACATCTCCCTGCAGGACACGCTGGTGACGAGCATGATGACGCTCAACCAGCATTATCTGGTCGACAACCGCGTGCCGCAGCGCCGCGGCAACTCCTACGAGTCGGCCGCGCCGGCGGATTCCTTCCGCGCCGCCGACGGCTGGTTCGTCATCACCGTCGGCAACGACAAGCTGTGGCGCGTCCTGGTCGATCTCATGGAGATGCCGGAGCTGCTCGACATGCCGGAGTTCGAGACGAACTTCAAGCGCGTCCAGAACGGCAAGGAACTGAAGAAGCACATCGAGAAATGGTCGGCGACGCGCAAGGTCGCGGACCTCGTCGAGGCGCTGCTCGCCGCCAAGGTCCCGGCGGCGCCCATTCTCGACGTCAAGCAGGTCTGCACGGATCCGCATATCGCCGACGCGCGCGGCATGTTCGTCGAGACCGACCATCCCAAGGCCGGCCGGGTACGGATCACCAATTCCGCGCTCCGCCTGTCGGAAACCGACGCCGTCGTCAGGTCGCCGGCGCCGACCCTCGGCCAGCACAACGACGACGTCTATCAGTCGACGTTCGGGTTCGCGCCCGACGACGTCAGGGCGTGGAAGGCCGCAAAGATCATCTGA
- a CDS encoding MFS transporter yields MVLIYFIAYVDRVNVAFAKLQFIEDLSFGEFTYGFGAGVFYLGYALFEMPSNLYLDKHGAKITLSRIMILWGAISASTAFMQTPTHYYILRFLLGVAEAGAFPGIILYLSYWFPAERRGRITSLFAMGAPVSGIFGSLISGWLLTLDGLHGLRGWQILLIYEGIPAILIGIFVFFYIDNRPEDAKWLTAKEKKCVADTVAASEKKPEKGKGHVLQALLDPRIYVLGVSYLAVLAGCQAVALWIPTILKGIGTDASLFGVLTAIPFVMAVVAMNVWGWHSDKKMERRWHFAAVMWAAGISLAVLSYFADSVTVTILLLCIATGGIWASVTVFWTIPPTYLSSSSKAGGIGFVSSCGAAGGFLSPIIVGWSNNLAGSFYGGLAAIGILLVISGVIVLVAVPAAALRTSQSA; encoded by the coding sequence ATGGTCCTGATATACTTCATTGCATATGTGGATAGGGTGAACGTGGCTTTCGCAAAGCTGCAGTTTATCGAAGATCTTTCCTTTGGCGAATTCACATACGGCTTCGGCGCCGGCGTGTTCTACCTGGGATACGCGCTGTTCGAGATGCCCAGCAATCTCTATCTCGACAAGCATGGCGCGAAGATCACCCTGTCGCGGATCATGATCCTTTGGGGCGCCATTTCGGCCAGCACGGCCTTCATGCAGACGCCCACCCACTACTACATCCTGCGCTTCCTGCTGGGTGTGGCGGAAGCGGGCGCCTTCCCCGGCATCATTCTGTATCTGAGCTATTGGTTCCCCGCCGAACGTCGCGGCCGCATCACCTCCCTGTTTGCGATGGGCGCGCCGGTCTCCGGCATTTTCGGCAGCCTCATTTCCGGATGGCTGCTGACCCTCGATGGACTGCATGGCCTGCGCGGTTGGCAAATTCTGCTGATCTATGAAGGCATTCCGGCGATCTTAATCGGCATCTTCGTGTTCTTCTATATCGACAACAGGCCGGAAGACGCCAAGTGGCTGACCGCGAAAGAAAAGAAGTGTGTCGCCGACACGGTGGCGGCGTCGGAGAAAAAACCGGAGAAGGGCAAAGGTCACGTCTTGCAGGCCCTCCTGGACCCGCGCATCTACGTCCTCGGCGTTTCCTACCTGGCCGTGTTGGCTGGCTGCCAGGCCGTTGCGTTGTGGATTCCCACCATTCTGAAGGGTATCGGCACCGACGCATCCCTGTTCGGCGTGCTGACCGCTATTCCGTTCGTTATGGCCGTCGTCGCGATGAACGTCTGGGGCTGGCATTCCGACAAGAAGATGGAACGCAGATGGCACTTCGCAGCCGTCATGTGGGCAGCGGGCATCAGCCTGGCGGTCCTCAGCTATTTCGCGGACAGCGTCACCGTCACCATCCTTCTGCTCTGCATTGCCACAGGCGGCATCTGGGCCTCGGTCACGGTCTTCTGGACCATTCCCCCGACCTATCTGTCGTCCTCCTCCAAGGCAGGCGGCATCGGATTTGTCAGCAGCTGCGGCGCCGCGGGCGGTTTTCTCAGCCCGATCATCGTCGGCTGGTCGAACAATCTGGCCGGTAGCTTCTACGGCGGACTGGCAGCGATCGGCATCCTGTTGGTGATCTCCGGCGTCATCGTCCTCGTCGCCGTCCCCGCGGCCGCTTTGAGAACCTCGCAATCGGCCTGA